ACAGGCCCGGCTTGCCCGGTACGATCGGCGGCAGATTGAATACCGGCAGCTTCTGCCCGACCAAAGCCGAATGGATGGTGCGGTCGGCCGGCTTGTACAGCCCCCAGGCAATCACCGCGAGCAAGGCGATTGCGCCCAGAAACGGCACCCAGATCAAAGGCCGCTTCATGCGTACCCCTCGCGTGGTGCGGCGCGGCGGGTGCGCAATAAGCGCCCGAGCAACGACAATACGCCGCCGATCGCGATCAGCGCGCCGCCGAACCAGATCAGCGTCACGAACGGCTTCCACCACAGCCGCAATTGCCACCGCCCGGTGCCGTCAGGTTCACCGAGCACGGTATAAAGCTGCCCGTCCCAACGCGTCGCAATGGCCGATTCGCTGGTCGTCGTCACCGGGTTCGCGAAGTAGCGGGATTCCGGTCGCAGATAGAAGACGCGGCCCGATTCCCCGCGTCGCACGCTGAGCCGTGCCTCCAGCGCCGACCAGTTCGGGCCGACCACGGGCTTGATCCCGTCGAGCGTCACGGTGAACGGCCCGACGCGCTGCGGCACACCGACGCGCGCGGCAACCAGGGTGGCTTGCGTGAAGGCGGTGTCGCACGCCATGCCTGCAAGGCTCACCGCGATGCCGAGATGCGCGATCACCATGCCATAGGTAAACAGCGGCGTGCGGCGCAGGTTGCGCTTCCACAACGGCGCGACGCTCGCCACCGCCAGCCCGGCGGCGAGTGCAAGCCCGAGCAGCGGCAGCAACGCGACATTGCCCAGCATCGCCACCAGGATCAGCACGATCCCCGTCGCCGCGACCGGCAGCGTCATGCGCTTGAGCACCGCCTCAGCCGTATCGCGTCGCCAGCGCAGCATCGGCCCGACCGCCATCACCGCGACGAGCGCAAGCGCAACCGGCCCTGCCGCCTTGTCGAAGAACGGCGGCCCGACCGAAAGCTGCGTGCCGAACCCGGCCGCGACGATCGGATAGAGCGTGCCGATCAGCACGATCCCGAGAATCACCGTCAGCAACAGATTGTTCGCGATCAGCGCGCCCTCGCGGCTGACGAAATCGAACGTATTCCCTTGCTTCACCGTGCCGACGCGGAAGCCGAACAGCAGCAGCGCCCCGCCGATATAGATCGCCAGCAAGGCAAGGATGAAGGAACCGCGGGTCGGATCGACCGCAAAGGCATGAACGCTGGTCAAAATGCCCGAGCGGACGAGGAACGTGCCCAGCATCGACATCGAGAAGGCAACCACCGCGAGCATCAACGTCCACGCCCGCAAACCGTCGCGCGTCGCCAGCACCGTCACCGAATGGAGCAGCGCAGTCGCCGCCAGCCACGGCATCAGCGAGGCATTCTCGACCGGATCCCAGAACCACCAGCCGCCCCAGCCGAGTTCATAATACGCCCAATAAGAGCCTGCCGTGATGCCGAGCGTCAGGAAAATCCACGCGCCGAGCACCCACGGCCGCATCGCGCGCGCAAAGGCCGGGCCGACGTCGCGCGTGATCATCGCGCCGACCGCAAACGAAAACGCGATCGAGATGCCGACATAGCCGATGTACAAGGTGGGCGGATGGAAGGCCAAGCCCGGGTCCTGCAGCAGCGGATTGAGCCCCGCCCCATCGGCCGGTGCCGGATTGATCCGCGCGAACGGGTTCGAGGAGAAGAGCAAGAACGCGTAGAATCCGAGCGCAATCGCGGCTTGCGCGCCAAGCGTCGCGATCAGCGTCGGCTTGGCAAGGCTACGCTCGAGCAAGGCGACCGCCGCCCCGGCGACCCCAAGGATCGTCACCCACAGCAGCATCGAGCCTTCGTGATTGCCCCACGCACCTGCCACCTTGTACAACATCGGCTTGTCCGAATGGCTGTTGGTGGCGACGAGCAACACCGACATGTCGCTGCGCGCGAAGACCCAGATCAGCAACAGCATCGCGGAGAGTGCCAAAACCCCCTGCACCACCGCGACCGGGCGCACCGCTGCCATGATCTCGGCGGTCGACACGTCGTCCACCAGCGCGGGTTTGGTCGAGCGCCACACGCCCAGCCCCGCCAGTACCAATTGGAGCAAGGCGAGCGCCGCGGCGAACCACAAGGCGGCAAGGCCGGCTTCTGCTAACATCGTGCGCCGATCATTGTTTCAGGGATTTCGTCTCGTGCATCTTGCCCGCCATTTCGGGCGGCATGTATTTTTCGTCATGCTTGGCAAGCAAATTGGTCGCGGTAAAGCTGCCGTCGGGATTGAACGATCCTTCCGCCACCACGCCGGATTTTTCGCGGAACAGATCGGGCGCAATGCCGCGGAACGCAACCGGCACGGTGGCGAGGCCATCGGTCACGACGAAACGCATCGATACGCCATCGGCAAGCCGTTTGATCGACCCGCCCTCGACCATGCCACCCAGGCGCACTGCCTTGCCCAGCGGCAAGCCGTCCTTCTTCACATCGGCCGGGGCGTAAAAGAACGCCGCCTGGTCCTTGAGCGCCGACAGCGCGAGCACGCTGGCCCCGCCGACGGCGGCGACCGCCAGCAAGCCCAGGGTCAAACGCTGATGCTTCGCCTTCACTTCTTTTCGACCTTCCGCATGGCAAGATAGCTCCACAGCGCCAGCGCGATCGACGCTACGCCGGTCAACCCATAAGCGGCGGTGACGAACGGCCAGGGATTCACGCCATCACCTCCACGCTGTTGGCCATGCGCCGCATCCGCGCTTCGGCCTTGGTCCGCGCGA
Above is a genomic segment from Sphingomonas sp. HMP6 containing:
- a CDS encoding heme lyase CcmF/NrfE family subunit translates to MLAEAGLAALWFAAALALLQLVLAGLGVWRSTKPALVDDVSTAEIMAAVRPVAVVQGVLALSAMLLLIWVFARSDMSVLLVATNSHSDKPMLYKVAGAWGNHEGSMLLWVTILGVAGAAVALLERSLAKPTLIATLGAQAAIALGFYAFLLFSSNPFARINPAPADGAGLNPLLQDPGLAFHPPTLYIGYVGISIAFSFAVGAMITRDVGPAFARAMRPWVLGAWIFLTLGITAGSYWAYYELGWGGWWFWDPVENASLMPWLAATALLHSVTVLATRDGLRAWTLMLAVVAFSMSMLGTFLVRSGILTSVHAFAVDPTRGSFILALLAIYIGGALLLFGFRVGTVKQGNTFDFVSREGALIANNLLLTVILGIVLIGTLYPIVAAGFGTQLSVGPPFFDKAAGPVALALVAVMAVGPMLRWRRDTAEAVLKRMTLPVAATGIVLILVAMLGNVALLPLLGLALAAGLAVASVAPLWKRNLRRTPLFTYGMVIAHLGIAVSLAGMACDTAFTQATLVAARVGVPQRVGPFTVTLDGIKPVVGPNWSALEARLSVRRGESGRVFYLRPESRYFANPVTTTSESAIATRWDGQLYTVLGEPDGTGRWQLRLWWKPFVTLIWFGGALIAIGGVLSLLGRLLRTRRAAPREGYA
- the ccmE gene encoding cytochrome c maturation protein CcmE; translation: MKAKHQRLTLGLLAVAAVGGASVLALSALKDQAAFFYAPADVKKDGLPLGKAVRLGGMVEGGSIKRLADGVSMRFVVTDGLATVPVAFRGIAPDLFREKSGVVAEGSFNPDGSFTATNLLAKHDEKYMPPEMAGKMHETKSLKQ